One part of the Roseomonas gilardii genome encodes these proteins:
- the bcsA gene encoding UDP-forming cellulose synthase catalytic subunit, producing the protein MSRLAQFFERLSRGRAGALLLTAAGLLLALPFVVAPLEAQQQAWLAVACFLVFLLGSRLKGRGANFFLVMLSVLISARYLYWRLTDTLDFSGFWAPLLGMGLLLAELYAVIALLLAYLQSIWPLERKPVPLPEDPAEWPVLDIFIPTYNEPLSVVKPSVFGALAMDWPRDKMNVYILDDGRREEFRAFAEDIGCGYMIRPDNKGAKAGNINHALTRTNGEFIVIFDCDHVPVRAFPQMTLGWMLRDPKIGMLQTPHHFYSPDPFERNLASGLRVPNEGLLFYGLIQQGNDLWNATFFCGSCAVLRRTALEEVGGVPHQTVTEDCHCSLKMQRRGWRTAYIRLPLAAGLATERLALHIGQRMRWARGMIQIFRVDNPFLGGGKLNWTQKFCYVSSMWHFMFPLPRFVFLTSPLAFLIFGQNLIAASPLAIAAYAGPHVIHAVATNSRLQGSVRHSFWSEIYETVLTLWLLPVMLATLLDPKKGKFNVTDKGGVLDEGFFDVRAVYPNAVLALVMFCGLVLGIWGLLSSGTGTLAFQAYALNTLWLSLSLFIVLAGIAVGRERRQVRERARVSARLPASVVLPDGRVLEGHSVDLSLGGAAIEAAAPDNLAPDQALMVELAVGPDRVSVPAQVLRWQNNKLQLRFTPQSLRDEGNITRVVLGRADSWVHWDSVRRDRPMRALYEVGVSIRGLFRGDSQLSLRRNRRPVPGKARPSQARNAAVLIGLGLGLGASAAAAQPAASPPRPAARQGAPATAPSPAWPSPDLPVAAEPPSAAPSPAQDPAQATVQGAPGATPGAAVPAAASQGRVLRRTLRDLGLQSPMQLRGLTDLQGVLFGVREDEVVTGAKLVLRGATSPALIPELSQIAVTLNEQFVGAITPERARPSFGPLEFPINPVFFADTNRLNFRFTGRYAAECNDPLSGLLWSTISDQSVLELTTERLAMPRDLARLPAPFFDRVQLRVPLVLPFVVPADASNDVARAALIASSWFAVQADYRGASFPVSSAPPTRGNGVVVAVGADSVPGVALPRFEGPSLALVPNPTDPESTLLVIGGRTGAEAVAAAQALAVSSQGLSGEAAMVSAPDVPARQPYDAPRWIRTERPVRFGELVDPSELQSYGFAPGNIAVPFRTAPDVYTWRQRPIPVDLFFRAPPGPVADLQVSRLDVSLNGNYLKSLPLREGDPAWPWNWVARQLGVNFGEDRGSGSAGLPSYLVFGLNNLQMRFDMRPLNRGECTAIPGDIRASIDPDSTIDLSRSYRFTALPNLAFFAGSGFPYTKLADLSDTALVLPDRPTSLELSNAMGLIGRLAANTGLPALRLAIAHSGSLESVADRNLLVVGALNRVPALSRLLRDSPVHLEGNRLQVSLPGPLENFRNFFLSDDRLRDRTRLNAVVSGPGDGQGIMIGAESPLQSGRTLVAVTGTTPQGVEAMLNALGDPDQLPRIQGDVAWLAGGRIESYRISPTYPVGSLPIWLWPQLYLGNRPDLVLLLAAGAALLLAIPSYWIIRRRVAARLRAQI; encoded by the coding sequence ATGAGCCGTCTTGCGCAGTTCTTCGAACGCCTCTCGCGCGGCCGCGCCGGGGCGCTCCTGCTCACGGCGGCGGGGCTGCTGCTCGCCCTGCCCTTCGTGGTGGCGCCGCTGGAGGCGCAGCAGCAGGCCTGGCTGGCGGTCGCCTGCTTCCTCGTCTTCCTGCTGGGCTCGCGCCTGAAGGGAAGGGGGGCGAACTTCTTCTTGGTCATGCTCTCGGTGCTGATCTCGGCGCGCTACCTGTACTGGCGCCTGACCGACACGCTCGACTTCTCGGGCTTCTGGGCGCCCCTCCTCGGCATGGGCCTGCTGCTGGCTGAGCTCTACGCGGTGATCGCGCTGCTGCTCGCCTATCTCCAGTCGATCTGGCCGCTGGAGCGCAAGCCGGTGCCGCTGCCGGAGGACCCGGCGGAATGGCCGGTGCTCGACATCTTCATCCCGACCTACAACGAGCCGCTCTCGGTGGTGAAGCCGTCCGTCTTCGGGGCGCTGGCCATGGACTGGCCCAGGGACAAGATGAACGTCTACATCCTCGACGACGGGCGGCGCGAGGAGTTCCGCGCCTTCGCCGAGGATATCGGCTGCGGCTACATGATCCGCCCCGACAACAAGGGCGCCAAGGCCGGCAACATCAACCACGCCCTGACCAGGACGAATGGCGAGTTCATCGTCATCTTCGACTGCGACCACGTGCCGGTGCGCGCCTTTCCGCAGATGACGCTGGGCTGGATGCTGCGCGACCCGAAGATCGGCATGCTGCAGACGCCGCACCACTTCTACAGCCCTGATCCCTTCGAGCGGAACCTCGCCTCCGGCCTGCGTGTGCCGAACGAGGGACTGCTCTTCTACGGCCTGATCCAGCAGGGCAACGACCTCTGGAATGCGACCTTCTTCTGCGGCTCCTGCGCCGTGCTGCGGCGGACGGCGCTGGAGGAGGTGGGCGGCGTGCCGCACCAGACGGTGACGGAGGACTGCCACTGCTCGCTGAAGATGCAGCGGCGCGGCTGGCGCACCGCCTATATCCGCCTGCCGCTGGCGGCCGGTCTCGCGACGGAGCGCCTGGCCCTGCATATCGGCCAGCGCATGCGCTGGGCGCGCGGCATGATCCAGATCTTCCGCGTGGACAACCCCTTCCTCGGCGGCGGCAAGCTGAACTGGACGCAGAAGTTCTGCTACGTCTCCTCGATGTGGCACTTCATGTTCCCGCTGCCACGCTTCGTCTTCCTGACCTCGCCGCTGGCCTTCCTGATCTTCGGGCAGAACCTGATCGCGGCCTCGCCCCTGGCCATCGCCGCCTATGCCGGGCCGCATGTGATCCACGCCGTGGCCACCAACAGCCGCCTGCAGGGCTCGGTGCGGCATTCCTTCTGGTCGGAGATCTACGAGACCGTGCTGACCCTCTGGTTGCTGCCGGTCATGCTGGCCACGCTGCTCGATCCCAAGAAGGGCAAGTTCAACGTCACCGACAAGGGCGGCGTGTTGGATGAAGGCTTCTTCGACGTGCGCGCCGTCTATCCCAATGCCGTGCTGGCGCTGGTGATGTTCTGCGGCCTGGTCCTCGGCATCTGGGGGCTGCTGAGCAGCGGCACGGGCACGCTGGCCTTCCAGGCCTATGCGCTGAACACGCTGTGGCTGTCGCTGTCGCTCTTCATCGTGCTGGCCGGGATCGCGGTGGGGCGCGAGCGGCGGCAGGTGCGCGAACGCGCCCGCGTCTCGGCACGGCTGCCGGCCTCGGTGGTGCTGCCGGACGGCCGGGTGCTGGAGGGGCACAGCGTGGACCTTTCGCTGGGCGGCGCGGCGATCGAGGCCGCGGCGCCGGACAACCTCGCTCCTGATCAGGCGCTGATGGTGGAACTGGCCGTGGGCCCCGACCGCGTTTCCGTGCCGGCCCAGGTGCTGCGCTGGCAGAACAACAAGCTCCAGCTCCGCTTCACGCCTCAGAGCCTCCGCGACGAGGGCAACATCACCCGCGTCGTGCTCGGCCGGGCGGATAGCTGGGTGCACTGGGACAGTGTCCGCCGCGACCGTCCGATGCGCGCGCTCTACGAGGTCGGCGTCAGCATCCGCGGGCTGTTCCGCGGCGACAGCCAGCTTTCCCTGCGGCGCAACCGCCGCCCGGTGCCGGGCAAGGCCCGCCCGTCGCAGGCGCGGAACGCCGCCGTGCTGATCGGGCTGGGCCTCGGCCTGGGCGCGAGCGCGGCGGCGGCACAGCCCGCGGCCTCGCCGCCGCGCCCGGCGGCGAGGCAGGGCGCGCCGGCAACGGCCCCGTCCCCGGCATGGCCATCCCCCGACCTGCCCGTGGCGGCCGAGCCACCGTCCGCCGCCCCGTCTCCGGCGCAGGACCCGGCCCAGGCGACGGTCCAGGGCGCGCCCGGCGCTACCCCCGGCGCCGCGGTCCCGGCCGCCGCGTCCCAGGGCCGGGTGCTGCGCCGCACGCTGCGCGATCTCGGCCTGCAATCCCCGATGCAGCTGCGCGGCCTGACCGACCTCCAGGGCGTCCTCTTCGGAGTGCGGGAGGACGAGGTGGTGACGGGCGCGAAGCTCGTGCTGCGCGGTGCCACCAGCCCGGCCCTGATCCCGGAACTGTCGCAGATCGCGGTGACGCTGAACGAGCAGTTCGTCGGCGCCATCACGCCGGAGCGTGCGCGGCCGAGCTTCGGACCGCTGGAATTTCCTATCAACCCGGTCTTCTTCGCCGACACCAACCGGCTGAACTTCCGCTTCACCGGCCGCTATGCGGCGGAATGCAACGATCCGCTCTCGGGGCTGCTCTGGTCCACCATCTCGGACCAGTCCGTGCTGGAGCTGACCACCGAGCGCCTGGCCATGCCGCGCGACCTGGCACGGCTGCCGGCGCCCTTCTTCGACCGGGTGCAGCTTCGCGTGCCGCTGGTCCTGCCCTTCGTGGTGCCGGCCGATGCCAGCAACGACGTGGCGCGGGCGGCGCTGATCGCCTCCTCCTGGTTCGCGGTGCAGGCGGATTACCGCGGCGCCAGCTTCCCGGTCTCCAGCGCCCCGCCGACCCGGGGCAATGGCGTGGTGGTGGCAGTGGGCGCGGATTCCGTGCCCGGCGTGGCGCTGCCCCGCTTCGAGGGGCCGTCCCTGGCGCTGGTGCCCAACCCCACCGACCCGGAATCAACCCTGCTGGTCATCGGCGGCCGCACCGGGGCCGAGGCTGTCGCCGCCGCGCAGGCGCTCGCCGTGTCGAGCCAGGGGCTGTCGGGCGAGGCTGCCATGGTCTCGGCGCCCGATGTCCCGGCGCGCCAGCCCTACGATGCGCCGCGCTGGATCCGCACGGAGCGTCCGGTGCGCTTCGGCGAACTGGTGGACCCCTCGGAACTCCAGTCCTACGGCTTCGCGCCCGGCAACATCGCTGTGCCGTTCCGCACCGCGCCCGATGTCTATACCTGGCGGCAGCGGCCCATCCCGGTGGACCTCTTCTTCCGCGCGCCGCCGGGCCCCGTGGCGGACCTCCAGGTTTCCCGCCTCGATGTCTCACTGAACGGCAACTACCTGAAATCCCTGCCGCTGCGGGAGGGCGACCCGGCCTGGCCCTGGAACTGGGTCGCGCGGCAACTGGGCGTGAATTTCGGTGAGGACCGCGGCTCCGGCTCGGCCGGCCTGCCATCCTACCTGGTCTTCGGCCTGAACAACCTGCAGATGCGCTTCGACATGCGGCCGCTGAACCGGGGCGAATGCACCGCCATCCCGGGCGACATCCGGGCCTCGATCGACCCGGACAGCACGATCGACCTGTCGCGTTCCTACCGCTTCACCGCCCTGCCGAACCTCGCCTTCTTCGCGGGCTCCGGCTTCCCCTACACCAAGCTCGCGGATCTTTCCGACACAGCGCTGGTGCTGCCGGACCGCCCGACCTCGCTGGAACTCTCCAACGCCATGGGGCTGATCGGGCGTTTGGCGGCCAATACCGGCCTCCCGGCCCTGCGGCTGGCCATCGCCCATTCCGGCAGCCTGGAGAGCGTGGCGGACCGCAACCTGCTGGTGGTCGGCGCGCTCAACCGCGTGCCCGCCCTCTCGCGCCTGCTGCGGGACAGCCCGGTCCATCTGGAGGGCAACCGCCTTCAGGTCTCGCTGCCGGGGCCGCTGGAGAACTTCCGCAACTTCTTCCTGTCGGATGACCGGCTGCGCGACCGCACGCGGCTGAACGCCGTCGTGTCCGGCCCGGGGGATGGCCAGGGCATCATGATCGGTGCCGAGAGCCCGCTGCAATCGGGCCGGACCCTGGTGGCGGTCACCGGCACCACGCCGCAGGGCGTCGAGGCCATGCTGAACGCGCTGGGCGACCCGGACCAGTTGCCGCGCATCCAGGGCGATGTCGCCTGGCTGGCCGGCGGGCGGATCGAATCCTACCGCATCAGCCCGACCTATCCGGTGGGCAGCCTGCCGATCTGGCTCTGGCCGCAGCTCTATCTCGGCAACCGGCCCGACCTGGTTCTCCTGCTGGCGGCGGGCGCGGCGCTGCTGCTGGCCATCCCATCCTACTGGATCATCCGGCGGCGCGTCGCGGCCCGCCTCAGGGCCCAGATCTGA
- a CDS encoding cellulose biosynthesis protein BcsC: protein MLFRRSRPYLAALLLASTALPATAWAEDRAIQVLLDQANYWRGQGRPDQVVRTLERVLAADPDNVAALSGLAQAQAQQGDRAAADRTLARLRQVAPGNAVVGSTETQLRGASADPAQVAEARRLAQAGQNAAAVARYRQIFGGDTPPDVFAQEYYQALAGAPNGYAEGRDGLKRLLDRNPGNRTLQLSYAQTLTWREGSRAEGVRLLRQLSQSPDMAQQARNSWRQALSWDGANASAIPGLEAYLERYPDDQQAQRQLAEARNPTRTPQDEAGAQRQAGFEALNGNRIAAAETAFQAVLQQSPEDSDALGGLGLVRLRQGRNSEAKTLLARAIAADPQQGRRKWGQALDGASYAGVVNTARSQIARGQVQQAEATLEAAVRQGGAEQADAQTLLGDILMRRGDAAGAERRYRAALGRRPNLPGALSGLYESLQSQGRMAEAEELAARQGGTFANSLAASRAEQIRAEAQRSADPAQAVALLQSAYASNPENPWVRLDLARAMARQGRGAEGRALMQELVQRSASADNLYAAALFAQEEGRASEAASLIERIPLRLRSADASRLLRATAVQSEIAAAAEPARYGQYDLARQRLMQIVARPDPTGETAAQAVRALNAVGDTRGAVELARMAVATNGKAAPAGRIALADALLDAGQGAEAAALAASLAADPRLTAQDRQRLGGLQTGIAIRESDRLNEAGDQAAAYDRLAPALSAKPQDPDVNLALARLYQGAQDPARAQEVAEAVLRRDPRNADARLAAASAAIARGQTRRAEELLAEGRTLTPNDPRVAVVEAQLARASGDTRRAQAALQRAEELRRAQLSGTQAAVPVLAAQPATMRGRGTANPFQQVALAGGEPAILATAAPAAASDPLLGDIQRQLAEVREESAPRIGPNFAGRFRSGSGGLDRLQEYSGGAEASAAMPGIGGRIAARAQLYSIDSGSMDQSTGNLRRFGTNPLVLPGASESVSAATAARLVPKDTTASGVALGLAYTRGESLSLDVGSTPIGYRVQNMVGGLELAPSLNGNLRLRLTGERRAMTDSLLAWAGQRDPVTSRVWGGVVRNTGRGQFEWSAGRANFYAGGGYSQVEGKGVADNNRIEAGAGMSYAFFRRPDEELTSGLDLVYLSYDKNLRFFTLGQGGYFSPQNYVAANIPIDYRARMGNLSYHLGGQIGLAHFKEDRSPLFPNDPALQAQAESRAAADSTQSAYYSGQTQTSLVGGVRADAEYAITPQFKVGGLLRYDRAADWNEVRAMLFARYRFD from the coding sequence ATGCTGTTTCGTCGCTCCAGGCCGTACCTCGCGGCGCTGCTCCTCGCCTCCACGGCGCTGCCGGCGACGGCCTGGGCCGAGGACCGCGCGATCCAGGTCCTCCTCGACCAGGCGAACTACTGGCGCGGCCAGGGCCGGCCGGACCAGGTGGTCCGGACGCTGGAGCGCGTGCTGGCCGCCGATCCCGACAATGTCGCGGCACTGTCCGGCCTCGCCCAGGCCCAGGCGCAACAGGGCGACCGGGCCGCGGCGGACCGCACCCTGGCGCGGCTGCGGCAGGTCGCGCCCGGCAATGCCGTGGTGGGCAGCACCGAAACCCAGCTCCGCGGCGCCTCCGCCGACCCGGCACAGGTGGCCGAGGCGCGGCGGCTGGCGCAGGCGGGGCAGAACGCGGCGGCGGTGGCGCGCTACCGGCAGATCTTCGGCGGCGATACCCCGCCGGATGTCTTCGCGCAGGAATACTACCAGGCCCTGGCCGGGGCGCCCAACGGCTATGCCGAGGGCCGCGACGGGCTGAAGCGGCTGCTGGACCGCAATCCGGGCAACCGGACCCTGCAGCTCTCCTATGCCCAGACCCTGACTTGGCGCGAGGGCTCGCGCGCGGAGGGCGTCCGCCTGCTCCGGCAGCTTTCCCAGAGCCCGGACATGGCACAGCAGGCGCGGAACTCCTGGCGACAGGCGTTGAGCTGGGACGGCGCCAACGCCTCGGCCATCCCGGGGCTGGAAGCCTATCTGGAGCGCTATCCGGACGACCAGCAGGCGCAGCGGCAACTGGCCGAGGCCCGCAACCCCACCCGCACCCCACAGGATGAAGCCGGGGCGCAGCGCCAGGCGGGCTTCGAGGCGCTGAACGGCAACCGCATCGCCGCGGCGGAGACAGCCTTCCAGGCGGTGCTGCAACAGTCGCCCGAGGATTCCGACGCACTCGGCGGGCTGGGGCTGGTGCGGCTGCGCCAGGGCCGCAACAGCGAGGCGAAGACCCTGCTGGCCCGCGCCATCGCCGCTGATCCGCAGCAGGGGCGCCGAAAATGGGGACAGGCGCTGGATGGCGCCAGCTATGCCGGGGTGGTCAACACCGCGCGGTCACAGATCGCCCGGGGGCAGGTGCAGCAGGCCGAGGCGACGCTGGAGGCGGCGGTGCGCCAGGGCGGCGCGGAACAGGCCGATGCCCAGACGCTGCTAGGCGACATCCTGATGCGGCGGGGCGACGCGGCGGGGGCGGAGAGGCGCTACCGTGCCGCCCTGGGCCGCCGGCCCAATTTGCCCGGCGCCCTGTCCGGGCTCTACGAATCCCTGCAGTCCCAGGGCCGGATGGCGGAGGCGGAGGAGCTCGCGGCGCGGCAGGGAGGCACCTTCGCCAACAGCCTTGCGGCCTCGCGCGCCGAACAGATCCGGGCGGAGGCGCAGCGCAGCGCGGACCCGGCGCAGGCGGTGGCCCTGCTCCAGTCTGCCTATGCCTCCAACCCGGAGAATCCCTGGGTCCGGCTAGACCTCGCCCGCGCCATGGCGCGGCAGGGGCGGGGTGCGGAAGGGCGGGCTCTGATGCAGGAGCTGGTCCAGCGCAGCGCCAGTGCCGACAACCTCTACGCGGCGGCCCTCTTCGCGCAGGAGGAAGGCCGCGCCAGCGAGGCGGCTTCATTGATCGAGCGCATCCCGCTTCGCCTGCGTTCGGCCGATGCCAGCCGCCTCCTTCGTGCCACCGCCGTGCAGAGCGAGATCGCGGCCGCGGCGGAACCCGCGCGCTATGGACAATACGATCTCGCACGGCAGCGCCTGATGCAGATCGTCGCGCGCCCCGATCCCACGGGGGAGACCGCCGCCCAGGCGGTGCGCGCGCTGAACGCGGTGGGTGACACGCGCGGTGCCGTGGAGCTGGCCCGGATGGCCGTGGCGACCAACGGCAAGGCGGCGCCGGCCGGGCGCATCGCCCTGGCGGATGCGCTGCTCGATGCCGGGCAGGGGGCCGAGGCCGCCGCCCTGGCCGCCAGCCTGGCGGCGGACCCGCGCCTCACGGCGCAGGACCGGCAGCGCCTGGGCGGCTTGCAGACGGGGATCGCCATCCGCGAGAGCGACCGGCTCAACGAGGCGGGCGACCAGGCCGCGGCCTATGACCGGCTCGCCCCCGCGCTGAGTGCCAAGCCGCAGGACCCGGACGTGAACCTCGCCTTGGCGCGGCTCTACCAGGGGGCGCAGGACCCCGCGCGGGCGCAGGAAGTCGCCGAGGCGGTGCTGCGGCGTGATCCGCGCAACGCCGACGCCCGGCTGGCGGCCGCCAGCGCCGCCATCGCGCGGGGACAGACGCGCCGGGCCGAGGAGCTGCTCGCCGAGGGACGCACGCTGACGCCCAACGACCCCCGGGTCGCGGTGGTGGAGGCGCAGCTCGCCCGGGCCTCCGGCGACACCCGGCGCGCGCAGGCGGCGCTGCAACGGGCCGAGGAGCTCCGGCGGGCCCAGCTCAGCGGCACCCAGGCGGCGGTTCCGGTCCTGGCGGCGCAGCCGGCCACGATGCGGGGCCGGGGTACGGCGAATCCCTTCCAACAGGTGGCTCTGGCGGGCGGGGAGCCGGCCATCCTGGCCACGGCCGCACCGGCCGCGGCCAGCGACCCCCTGCTCGGCGACATCCAGCGCCAGCTCGCCGAGGTTCGGGAGGAATCCGCGCCGCGCATCGGGCCGAACTTCGCCGGGCGCTTCCGCTCCGGCAGCGGCGGCCTCGACCGGCTACAGGAATATTCCGGCGGGGCCGAGGCCTCGGCCGCGATGCCGGGGATCGGCGGGCGGATCGCCGCCCGCGCCCAGCTCTACAGCATCGATTCCGGCTCGATGGACCAGAGCACGGGCAACCTGCGCCGCTTCGGCACCAATCCGCTGGTGCTGCCGGGGGCCAGCGAGAGCGTCTCCGCCGCCACGGCGGCCCGGCTGGTGCCGAAGGACACCACGGCCTCCGGCGTCGCCCTCGGCCTCGCCTACACGCGGGGCGAAAGCCTGTCGCTCGATGTCGGCTCCACGCCGATCGGCTACCGCGTGCAGAACATGGTGGGCGGGCTGGAGCTCGCCCCTTCGCTGAACGGCAACCTGCGCCTGCGCCTGACCGGCGAGCGCCGGGCCATGACCGACAGCCTGCTCGCCTGGGCCGGGCAGCGCGACCCGGTCACCAGCCGGGTCTGGGGCGGCGTGGTGCGCAACACCGGGCGCGGCCAGTTCGAATGGAGCGCGGGCCGGGCGAATTTCTATGCCGGCGGCGGCTACTCGCAGGTCGAGGGCAAGGGGGTCGCGGACAACAACCGGATCGAGGCCGGGGCGGGCATGAGCTATGCCTTCTTCCGGCGGCCGGACGAGGAACTGACCAGCGGGCTCGACCTCGTCTATCTCTCCTACGACAAGAACCTCCGCTTCTTCACCCTGGGCCAAGGCGGCTATTTCAGCCCGCAGAACTATGTCGCGGCGAATATCCCGATCGACTACCGCGCCCGGATGGGGAACCTCTCCTACCATCTCGGCGGCCAGATCGGCCTCGCGCATTTCAAGGAGGATCGCTCTCCGCTCTTCCCCAACGACCCGGCCCTGCAGGCCCAGGCCGAGTCGCGGGCGGCGGCGGATTCCACGCAGAGCGCCTATTACAGCGGCCAGACGCAGACCAGCCTGGTTGGCGGCGTGCGGGCGGATGCGGAATACGCCATCACGCCGCAGTTCAAGGTCGGCGGGCTGCTCCGCTACGACCGCGCGGCGGACTGGAACGAGGTGCGCGCCATGCTCTTCGCGCGCTACCGCTTCGACTGA
- a CDS encoding methyltransferase domain-containing protein encodes MSAPHQVFDRHLHRLRRDRSAGSLSRVAPILEEAADRLLDRLDDFTLRFDRALDLGGRGVVAPRLHARGVGQVVSMDMSVALARQAGGLPVAGDEEWLPFAENSFDLVVASLSLHWVNDLPGALVQIRRTLRPDGLFLASVPALGTLQNLRESLAAEEEALRGGVSPRVSPFPEVSDGAALLQRAGFALPVADAETLRLAYRSPLALLRDLRAAGETNAVLARDSRPVPRALFPAALARLAGGAAPDEPVPVTLRLLTLTGWAPAPTQQQPAQPGSATVRLAEALGTEERSLGEAPPGPRGR; translated from the coding sequence ATGTCCGCGCCGCATCAGGTCTTCGACCGCCACCTCCACCGCCTCCGCCGCGACCGCTCCGCCGGAAGCCTGAGTCGGGTGGCCCCCATCCTGGAAGAAGCCGCCGACCGGCTGCTGGACCGTCTGGACGACTTCACGCTGCGCTTCGACCGCGCCCTCGACCTCGGCGGACGGGGCGTGGTGGCGCCGCGGCTGCACGCCCGCGGCGTCGGACAGGTGGTGTCCATGGACATGTCCGTGGCCCTGGCGCGGCAGGCTGGCGGCCTGCCGGTCGCCGGGGACGAGGAATGGCTGCCCTTCGCCGAGAACAGCTTCGACCTGGTGGTGGCCAGCCTGTCGCTGCACTGGGTGAACGACCTTCCCGGTGCCCTGGTACAGATCCGGCGCACGCTGCGCCCGGACGGACTCTTCCTGGCCAGCGTCCCGGCGCTGGGCACCCTGCAGAACCTGCGCGAGTCCCTGGCCGCCGAGGAGGAGGCGCTGCGTGGCGGCGTCTCGCCGCGTGTCTCGCCCTTCCCGGAGGTCTCGGACGGCGCGGCCCTGTTGCAGCGGGCGGGGTTCGCCTTGCCGGTGGCGGATGCGGAGACCCTTCGCCTCGCCTATCGCTCGCCGCTCGCCCTGCTGCGCGACCTGCGTGCGGCCGGGGAAACCAACGCGGTCCTGGCCCGGGACTCGCGCCCGGTGCCGCGCGCACTGTTCCCGGCGGCACTGGCCCGGTTGGCGGGGGGGGCAGCACCGGATGAGCCGGTGCCCGTCACCCTGCGCCTCCTGACGCTGACCGGCTGGGCGCCGGCTCCGACCCAGCAGCAGCCCGCCCAGCCTGGCAGCGCCACGGTCCGACTGGCGGAGGCGCTGGGCACCGAGGAACGGAGCCTGGGCGAAGCCCCGCCCGGCCCCCGGGGGCGCTGA
- a CDS encoding ComF family protein translates to MARWRRAGWTLSGMEAAPGPWRSWGRLAGRVGEGLLDALLPPGCLTCREPVMRHGAFCPSCFRDLQRIGDPLCDGCGVPFLHVEQGVPVGGRLFCAPCAERPFPFARARAAFVYGEVPKRLILPFKHGDRPDLARPIARAMALAGQELLAEAGILVPVPLHWRRLLRRRYNQSALLARHLGRHAARPWLPDGLRRTRGTASLGGLGAAGRVMEVEGAFLVTPRGRRAIAGQRVLLVDDVLTSGATAAACARALLEAGAREVDVLAAARVLPRDSPGAADGAG, encoded by the coding sequence ATGGCGCGATGGCGCCGGGCGGGGTGGACGTTGAGCGGGATGGAAGCGGCGCCCGGCCCCTGGCGAAGCTGGGGCCGTCTCGCAGGCCGGGTGGGGGAGGGGCTGCTGGATGCGCTGCTGCCGCCCGGTTGCCTCACCTGCCGGGAGCCGGTGATGCGCCACGGCGCCTTCTGCCCCTCCTGCTTCCGGGATCTGCAACGGATCGGCGATCCGCTCTGCGACGGCTGCGGCGTGCCTTTCCTGCATGTGGAGCAGGGCGTGCCGGTCGGGGGGCGCCTCTTCTGCGCACCCTGCGCGGAACGGCCTTTCCCCTTCGCCCGGGCGCGCGCCGCTTTCGTCTATGGGGAGGTGCCGAAGCGCCTGATCCTGCCCTTCAAGCATGGCGACCGTCCCGATCTGGCGCGCCCGATCGCGCGCGCCATGGCGCTGGCGGGTCAGGAGCTGCTGGCGGAGGCCGGAATCCTGGTTCCGGTGCCGCTGCACTGGCGGCGCCTGCTGCGGCGCCGATACAACCAATCGGCCCTGCTGGCGCGTCATCTGGGGCGGCATGCCGCGAGGCCCTGGCTGCCCGACGGGCTGCGCCGGACCCGCGGCACGGCCTCCCTGGGTGGTCTTGGCGCGGCCGGACGGGTGATGGAGGTGGAAGGCGCCTTCCTGGTGACGCCCAGGGGGCGCCGCGCCATCGCCGGGCAGCGCGTGCTGCTGGTGGACGACGTGCTCACCAGCGGCGCGACCGCCGCCGCCTGCGCCCGCGCCCTGCTGGAGGCCGGGGCACGGGAGGTCGATGTGCTGGCGGCGGCCCGCGTGCTGCCCCGGGACTCGCCTGGTGCCGCGGATGGGGCCGGGTGA
- the grxC gene encoding glutaredoxin 3 — MAKVEIFTTPFCPYCARAKTLLTRKGVVFEESDAPHGSPAREEAVRRSGGRTTVPQIFIDGEAIGGCDDLFALDRAGKLDGLLAA; from the coding sequence ATGGCCAAGGTCGAGATCTTCACCACCCCCTTCTGTCCCTATTGCGCGCGCGCGAAGACGCTGCTGACGCGCAAGGGCGTCGTTTTCGAGGAATCTGATGCGCCGCATGGGTCCCCGGCGCGCGAGGAAGCGGTCCGCCGGTCCGGCGGCCGCACCACGGTACCGCAGATCTTCATCGACGGAGAGGCGATCGGCGGCTGCGACGATCTCTTCGCGCTGGACCGCGCGGGCAAGCTGGACGGCCTGCTGGCGGCCTGA
- a CDS encoding DUF1178 family protein, whose product MIHYQLRCEGGHEFDGWFKDSAGFEKLARAGLVECPVCGGTQVQRALMAPAIAKPRPEAGPVAGPALPDAAAPSPPVPAAPGPATQPVAAGPMPAQVMALLQRIRAEVERNCDYVGSEFSEEARRMQAGESERRGIYGEATDAEAEALRDEGIEIARIPWVPRSDG is encoded by the coding sequence ATGATCCACTACCAGCTGCGTTGCGAAGGCGGCCACGAGTTCGATGGCTGGTTCAAGGACAGTGCCGGTTTCGAGAAACTCGCCAGGGCTGGCCTCGTGGAATGTCCGGTCTGCGGCGGGACACAGGTCCAGCGCGCGCTGATGGCGCCCGCGATCGCGAAGCCGCGGCCGGAGGCCGGCCCTGTGGCCGGTCCGGCCCTTCCCGATGCGGCGGCTCCCTCGCCGCCCGTGCCCGCCGCACCGGGCCCCGCGACCCAGCCCGTGGCAGCGGGGCCGATGCCCGCCCAGGTCATGGCGCTACTGCAGCGCATCCGCGCCGAGGTCGAGCGCAACTGCGACTATGTGGGCAGCGAATTCAGCGAGGAGGCGCGGCGGATGCAGGCGGGCGAGAGCGAGCGCCGGGGCATCTATGGCGAGGCCACGGATGCCGAGGCCGAGGCACTGCGCGACGAGGGCATCGAGATCGCCCGCATCCCCTGGGTGCCCCGGTCGGATGGGTGA